A portion of the Bombina bombina isolate aBomBom1 chromosome 9, aBomBom1.pri, whole genome shotgun sequence genome contains these proteins:
- the LOC128640323 gene encoding C3a anaphylatoxin chemotactic receptor, whose amino-acid sequence MLSALNVSDIGQDSTLVGHYGPEQIVTMIILAVTFIFGVPGNSLVIWVTSVKMRRTVNTVWFWNLAVADLICCLSLPFSISVEVLHDVWPYGSILCKLLPSIVILNMFASVFTLVTISVDRCLLVVKPVWSQNNRTVQKAWLACVCIWLLSFLMCLPVFLYRETLLIDETTHCVYNYDGEINLNYSYNIRGDFFINKNATSWEMTDIKLNMVNPVPGGVYQNEEYFDVSGAYPIDNFDTREGTFETYIYNDINRIEASTSTNAIITVTVTRAILGFFLPFLIITACYLCLGWKLQNSRFGKVGSKTRKVATGIVIAFCVSWAPYHIVGIGMLFLESPTLRALDHLSQGLAYANCCVNPILYVFMGKDFKNKLQKSFHVLMESVFSEEVTRTTGHDKSEKSSKNSTTV is encoded by the coding sequence ATGCTATCAGCCTTGAACGTCAGTGACATTGGTCAAGATTCAACATTAGTGGGTCACTATGGTCCAGAACAAATAGTCACCATGATCATATTAGCTGTTACATTTATTTTCGGTGTGCCAGGAAACAGCTTGGTGATATGGGTTACAAGCGTGAAAATGAGAAGGACGGTGAACACGGTCTGGTTTTGGAACCTTGCTGTAGCTGACCTGATTTGCTGCCTGTCTCTTCCTTTCTCCATTTCTGTTGAGGTCCTTCATGACGTATGGCCATATGGCTCCATCCTCTGCAAGCTGCTACCATCCATTGTTATCCTCAACATGTTCGCTAGCGTTTTCACCCTTGTAACCATCAGTGTGGACCGATGTCTTCTTGTGGTTAAGCCGGTTTGGTCACAGAATAATCGCACTGTACAAAAAGCTTGGCTTGCATGTGTTTGTATCTGGCTACTCTCCTTTCTGATGTGTCTTCCTGTATTCCTCTATAGGGAAACATTATTAATAGATGAAACTACTCATTGTGTCTACAACTATGATGGGGAAATTAATTTGAATTATAGCTACAATATCCGGGGCGATTTTTTCATCAACAAAAATGCCACTTCATGGGAAATGACTGATATCAAGCTGAACATGGTCAATCCCGTTCCTGGAGGAGTTTACCAAAATGAGGAGTATTTTGACGTGTCTGGGGCTTATCCTATTGACAACTTTGATACAAGAGAAGGAACGttcgaaacatatatatataacgatATAAATCGCATTGAGGCTTCCACTTCAACTAATGCCATCATTACTGTAACAGTAACCCGTGCTATTTTAGGGTTCTTTTTACCATTTTTGATCATCACTGCCTGCTACCTCTGCCTAGGCTGGAAGCTGCAGAACTCCAGATTTGGCAAAGTGGGCAGCAAAACACGGAAAGTAGCAACGGGTATAGTTATTGCATTTTGTGTGTCCTGGGCCCCCTACCACATTGTCGGCATTGGTATGCTTTTTCTAGAAAGCCCAACCTTAAGGGCACTTGACCACTTATCACAGGGACTGGCATATGCCAACTGCTGTGTCAATCCCATCCTGTATGTCTTCATGGGAAAAGATTTCAAGAATAAGTTGCAGAAATCTTTTCATGTGCTGATGGAAAGTGTATTTAGTGAGGAGGTAACACGGACTACTGGACATGACAAAAGTGAGAAAAGCAGCAAAAACAGCACAACTGTGTGA